Proteins co-encoded in one Camelus bactrianus isolate YW-2024 breed Bactrian camel chromosome 6, ASM4877302v1, whole genome shotgun sequence genomic window:
- the LOC141578025 gene encoding uncharacterized protein LOC141578025 isoform X1, translating to MPPLLTGAASRPGDSVGCPRGAGGRHGDPGKAGEGLRVPQVLPAAAASAPTAGTAAAAASPGTAAASSPSAGTAAATAPSASTTAAVASAGTAAAAASAPSAGTAAASAPSAGTAAAAASAPSAGTAATAASAGTAAASASSSGTAAAASAGTAAASAPSAGTAAAAASPGAAAASAPSDGTAAAAASAGTAAAAASAGTAASTATAAASAPSAGTAAAVASAPSAGTAAAVASAPSAGTAAAAASAPSAGTAAAAASAGTAAASASAPSAGTAAAAASAGTAAASAPSAGTAAAAASAPSTSTAAAAASAPSASTAADAASACTAAASAPSAGTAAAVASAGTAASTAAAASAPSAGTAAAVASAGTAAAAASAPSAGTAAAVASAPSAGTAASTATAARPPWVRSRCTDGRLNCMFITSRKSQAFTM from the exons ATGCCACCGCTGCTGACCGGAGCCGCCAGTCGGCCTGGCGACTCCGTGGGCTGTccccgcggggcgggaggccgccatggcgaccctggaaaagctggcgaaggccttcgagtccctcaagtccttccagcggccgccgcctcagcccccacagccggcaccgcagccgccgccgcctcacccggtaccgccgccgcctcatccccctcagccggtaccgccgccgccacAGCCCCGTCAGCCAGCACCAcagccgccgtcgcctcagccggcaccgccgccgccgccgcttcagccccctcagccggtaccgctgccgcctcagccccctcagccggcaccgcagccgccgccgcttcagccccctcagccggtaccgcagccaccgccgcctcagccggtaccgccgcggcctcagcctcctcatccggcaccgcagccgccgcttcagccggtaccgccgccgcttcagccccctcagccggcaccgcagccgccgccgcctcacccggtgccgccgccgcttcagccccctcagacggcaccgcagccgccgccgcctcagccggtaccgccgccgccgccgcctcagccggcaccgcagcctcaaccgccaccgccgccgcctcagccccctcagccggcaccgcagccgccgtcgcctcagccccctcagccggcaccgcagccgccgtcgcctcagccccctcagccggcaccgcagccgccgccgcctcagccccctcagccggcaccgcagccgccgccgcctcagccggtaccgccgccgcctccgcctcagccccctcagccggcaccgcagccgccgccgcttcagccggtaccgccgccgcctcagccccctcagccggcaccgcagccgccgccgcctcagccccctcaaccagcaccgcagccgccgccgcctctgctccctcagccagcaccgcagccgaTGCCGCCTCAGCctgtaccgccgccgcctcagccccctcagccggcaccgcagccgccgtcgcctcagccggcaccgcagcctcaaccgccgccgccgcctcagccccctcagccggcaccgcagccgccgtcgcctcagccggcaccgcagccgccgccgcctcagccccctcagccggcaccgcagccgccgtcgcctcagccccctcagccggcaccgcagcctcaaccgccaccgccgcccgtccaccgtgggtcaggagccgctgcacagacg gaaggttaaattgcatgttcataacatcaagaaaatcacaagcatttacgatgtaa
- the LOC141578025 gene encoding uncharacterized protein LOC141578025 isoform X2: protein MATLEKLAKAFESLKSFQRPPPQPPQPAPQPPPPHPVPPPPHPPQPVPPPPQPRQPAPQPPSPQPAPPPPPLQPPQPVPLPPQPPQPAPQPPPLQPPQPVPQPPPPQPVPPRPQPPHPAPQPPLQPVPPPLQPPQPAPQPPPPHPVPPPLQPPQTAPQPPPPQPVPPPPPPQPAPQPQPPPPPPQPPQPAPQPPSPQPPQPAPQPPSPQPPQPAPQPPPPQPPQPAPQPPPPQPVPPPPPPQPPQPAPQPPPLQPVPPPPQPPQPAPQPPPPQPPQPAPQPPPPLLPQPAPQPMPPQPVPPPPQPPQPAPQPPSPQPAPQPQPPPPPQPPQPAPQPPSPQPAPQPPPPQPPQPAPQPPSPQPPQPAPQPQPPPPPVHRGSGAAAQTEG, encoded by the exons atggcgaccctggaaaagctggcgaaggccttcgagtccctcaagtccttccagcggccgccgcctcagcccccacagccggcaccgcagccgccgccgcctcacccggtaccgccgccgcctcatccccctcagccggtaccgccgccgccacAGCCCCGTCAGCCAGCACCAcagccgccgtcgcctcagccggcaccgccgccgccgccgcttcagccccctcagccggtaccgctgccgcctcagccccctcagccggcaccgcagccgccgccgcttcagccccctcagccggtaccgcagccaccgccgcctcagccggtaccgccgcggcctcagcctcctcatccggcaccgcagccgccgcttcagccggtaccgccgccgcttcagccccctcagccggcaccgcagccgccgccgcctcacccggtgccgccgccgcttcagccccctcagacggcaccgcagccgccgccgcctcagccggtaccgccgccgccgccgcctcagccggcaccgcagcctcaaccgccaccgccgccgcctcagccccctcagccggcaccgcagccgccgtcgcctcagccccctcagccggcaccgcagccgccgtcgcctcagccccctcagccggcaccgcagccgccgccgcctcagccccctcagccggcaccgcagccgccgccgcctcagccggtaccgccgccgcctccgcctcagccccctcagccggcaccgcagccgccgccgcttcagccggtaccgccgccgcctcagccccctcagccggcaccgcagccgccgccgcctcagccccctcaaccagcaccgcagccgccgccgcctctgctccctcagccagcaccgcagccgaTGCCGCCTCAGCctgtaccgccgccgcctcagccccctcagccggcaccgcagccgccgtcgcctcagccggcaccgcagcctcaaccgccgccgccgcctcagccccctcagccggcaccgcagccgccgtcgcctcagccggcaccgcagccgccgccgcctcagccccctcagccggcaccgcagccgccgtcgcctcagccccctcagccggcaccgcagcctcaaccgccaccgccgcccgtccaccgtgggtcaggagccgctgcacagacg gaaggttaa